From the Salinimicrobium tongyeongense genome, one window contains:
- a CDS encoding sialate O-acetylesterase — protein MRSLVFFIAVFSMIPVDAFSNVSLPSIFSDNMVLQRNAEVKIWGWAKPGEVVKISTSWGNDTLQTRVGKNGNWEILLPTPDIRGPQEVTITGYNSLVLKNVLLGEVWLVSGQSNMEWTAAAGIDNAEAAIANAGNDQIRFFTALNRTATCPQQDLDGSWEASTPETMKNFSAVAYFFGKKINKEVGVPVGLINSSWGGTPAEVWMPSEVIENDEQLTKAARMLSPTEWGPRDPGLLYNAMIAPLVPF, from the coding sequence ATGCGAAGCTTGGTCTTCTTTATAGCTGTTTTTTCAATGATCCCAGTTGATGCATTCTCGAACGTTTCTTTGCCTTCAATATTTTCAGATAATATGGTGCTACAGCGCAATGCTGAAGTGAAAATATGGGGTTGGGCCAAACCGGGCGAAGTGGTCAAAATTTCGACCAGCTGGGGCAATGATACGCTACAAACCAGGGTGGGAAAGAATGGAAACTGGGAAATACTCCTTCCCACACCCGACATTAGAGGACCGCAGGAAGTGACCATCACGGGCTATAACAGCCTGGTGCTCAAAAATGTGCTTTTAGGGGAGGTTTGGCTGGTGAGCGGCCAGTCTAACATGGAATGGACTGCAGCTGCCGGAATAGACAATGCCGAAGCTGCTATTGCAAATGCAGGTAATGACCAGATTCGTTTCTTCACGGCCTTGAATAGAACTGCCACCTGCCCGCAACAGGACCTCGACGGCAGCTGGGAGGCCAGCACCCCCGAAACCATGAAAAACTTTAGTGCGGTAGCCTATTTCTTCGGAAAAAAGATCAATAAAGAAGTTGGTGTGCCGGTAGGGCTCATCAACTCCAGCTGGGGCGGTACTCCGGCAGAAGTATGGATGCCTTCTGAAGTTATTGAAAACGATGAACAACTCACCAAAGCAGCCAGGATGCTGTCTCCTACAGAATGGGGGCCACGTGACCCCGGCCTGCTCTACAATGCCATGATCGCCCCCCTGGTGCCCTTTTGA
- the mgrA gene encoding L-glyceraldehyde 3-phosphate reductase has protein sequence MSNYTAAKDRYEKMSYRRCGKSGIKLPLLSLGLWHNFGNTTSFENSRQLLRTAFDKGITHFDLANNYGPPYGSAETNFGKIFKEDFKAYRDELLISTKAGWDMWPGPYGNFGSRKYLIASLDQSLKRMGLDYVDIFYHHRPDPATPLEETMGALDQIVRQGKALYVGVSQYQAGQTAKAAEILRNLGTPFIIHQPRYNMFDRWVEDGLLDTLEKEGLGSIVFSPLEQGILTSKYLRGIPADSRAAIEGGYLDKNKITPKLLEQVQELNEMAQNRNQSLAQMAIAWLLKDHRVSSVLVGVSRVSQLQDNIEGLKNLNFTKEELEKIETILKKE, from the coding sequence ATGAGTAATTATACCGCCGCCAAAGACCGTTATGAAAAAATGAGCTATCGCCGCTGTGGCAAAAGTGGCATAAAACTGCCGCTGCTTTCCCTTGGCCTGTGGCACAACTTTGGCAACACCACCAGCTTTGAAAATTCAAGGCAGCTGCTGCGCACAGCTTTTGATAAGGGAATAACACATTTTGACCTGGCCAATAATTACGGCCCGCCTTACGGTTCGGCAGAAACCAATTTCGGGAAGATCTTCAAAGAAGATTTTAAGGCATATCGCGATGAGCTGCTCATTTCAACCAAGGCAGGCTGGGATATGTGGCCGGGGCCATACGGCAACTTCGGGTCGCGAAAGTACCTCATTGCCAGCCTTGACCAATCGCTCAAAAGAATGGGCCTGGATTATGTGGATATTTTCTATCACCACCGCCCCGATCCTGCCACCCCGCTGGAAGAAACCATGGGCGCCCTCGACCAAATCGTGCGACAGGGAAAAGCGCTGTATGTGGGGGTTTCACAGTACCAGGCAGGACAAACAGCTAAAGCTGCCGAGATTCTACGGAACCTGGGCACGCCCTTTATCATCCACCAGCCCCGTTATAATATGTTTGACCGGTGGGTTGAGGATGGCCTTTTAGACACCCTCGAAAAAGAGGGTTTAGGAAGCATCGTCTTTTCGCCCCTCGAGCAGGGCATACTTACCTCAAAATATTTGAGAGGAATTCCCGCCGATTCAAGGGCAGCCATTGAAGGCGGTTATCTAGACAAAAACAAAATCACCCCCAAACTTCTGGAACAGGTGCAGGAACTAAATGAAATGGCTCAGAACCGAAATCAGTCACTCGCACAAATGGCCATTGCATGGCTGTTAAAAGATCACCGGGTGAGTTCGGTTTTGGTGGGTGTGAGTCGGGTTTCACAGCTTCAGGATAATATTGAAGGTTTAAAGAACCTCAATTTCACCAAAGAAGAACTCGAAAAGATTGAAACCATCCTAAAAAAAGAATAA
- a CDS encoding SGNH/GDSL hydrolase family protein, translating to MRLHILFISALLLSSCKLEQEVPKDKFFEPQNENFTYSGRIQPSSEGIKLIASASSVKADVYGDTVTVFMKSDGTGHHYVAVELNEEYKGRFRITKDSLKFALPKKDSANSLAIYKETEASNGLLIFNGLRAQKIGKTSEEKRAKIEFIGDSITCGMGADTSEIDCGEGEWYDQHSAYMAYGPRVARMLNVDFEINCISGMGMYRNWNDEDQPVMPQVYPYLHLNAEQGPRAEINKEDIPDIVSIALGTNDFSMGDGKKERLPFKEESFKKNYISFIEALIEVYPETKIALISSPMTAEKEGRELIRILKDIRDEFPEKSIEVFEFEKMDAVGCTGHPGVHDHEIMAEKLLPFYRKLLNNTTHE from the coding sequence ATGCGCCTCCATATTTTATTTATTTCAGCGCTACTTCTAAGCAGCTGCAAACTGGAACAGGAAGTTCCAAAAGACAAATTCTTTGAACCTCAAAATGAAAATTTCACCTACTCAGGCCGTATTCAGCCGTCGAGCGAGGGCATAAAGCTCATTGCTTCGGCTTCTTCAGTAAAAGCAGATGTTTATGGCGACACGGTCACCGTTTTTATGAAAAGTGACGGCACCGGGCACCATTACGTGGCGGTTGAATTGAATGAGGAGTACAAAGGCCGCTTCAGGATCACCAAAGACAGCCTAAAATTCGCACTTCCGAAGAAAGATTCGGCCAATAGCCTGGCGATCTACAAAGAAACCGAAGCTTCAAACGGCCTGCTTATCTTCAATGGCTTAAGGGCGCAAAAAATAGGGAAAACTTCCGAAGAAAAGCGCGCAAAAATTGAGTTTATAGGCGACTCCATTACCTGTGGTATGGGCGCCGATACCAGTGAAATTGATTGTGGTGAAGGCGAATGGTACGACCAGCACAGTGCTTATATGGCCTATGGCCCACGTGTGGCGCGCATGCTGAATGTTGATTTTGAAATAAACTGTATCTCGGGTATGGGCATGTACCGAAACTGGAATGACGAAGACCAGCCTGTGATGCCGCAGGTGTACCCCTACCTGCACCTTAATGCAGAACAGGGGCCGCGGGCAGAGATCAATAAAGAGGATATTCCCGATATTGTGAGTATCGCCCTTGGCACTAACGATTTTTCTATGGGTGATGGAAAAAAGGAACGCCTTCCTTTTAAAGAAGAAAGTTTTAAAAAGAACTATATAAGCTTCATAGAAGCTCTTATTGAAGTCTATCCCGAAACTAAAATTGCCCTTATCTCCAGCCCAATGACTGCGGAAAAAGAGGGTAGGGAACTTATCAGGATACTTAAAGACATCAGGGATGAGTTCCCCGAAAAGAGCATTGAAGTCTTTGAATTTGAAAAAATGGATGCTGTAGGTTGCACCGGGCATCCTGGCGTTCACGACCATGAAATCATGGCCGAAAAACTTCTTCCTTTTTACCGCAAACTTCTCAATAATACCACGCATGAGTAA
- a CDS encoding AMP-dependent synthetase/ligase encodes MIEIKRLFDFPYFQLENAPREKSLVTKYNGKWEALSSQEYVDQANAVSRGLLRLGIQPNDKIAVISTSNRTEWNVLDIGILQLGAQNVPIYPTISEEDYEYVLNHSESIYCFVSDKEILDKLNTIRSNTSLKGVYTFDEIAGADNWKEILKLGEDKSNQDEVEARKKAVKEDDLATLIYTSGTTGRPKGVMLSHKNIVSDVLLSSDRVPFEFGTYTSLSFLPVCHIFERMILYLYQYYSVSIHFAESIDKISDNLKEVKPHVISAVPRLLEKVYDKIIAKGSTVGGIKQKLFFWSVELGLEFEPYGANGWWYETRLKIARKLVFSKWKEGLGGRIELIVSGSAALQPRLARVFAAAGIPVMEGYGLTETSPVIAVNDQRNRGFKIGTVGKVLKNVEVKIAEDGEILCKGPNVMMGYYKEPEKTKQAINEDGYFHTGDIGELDSEGFLKITDRKKEMFKTSGGKYVAPQVIENQMKQSRFIAELMVIGEGEKMPAALIQPDFEFVREWAKRKHIEVGPSNADLIHNEEVKKRIQEEVDFYNQKFGSWEKIKKFELTPDVWSIESEHLTPTMKLKRRNIIKLYQDLYDGIYEKS; translated from the coding sequence ATGATTGAAATAAAACGACTTTTTGATTTTCCCTATTTCCAGTTGGAAAATGCACCACGGGAAAAATCCCTGGTCACCAAGTACAATGGGAAGTGGGAAGCCCTTTCTTCTCAGGAATATGTAGACCAGGCCAATGCCGTAAGCCGGGGATTGCTGCGACTGGGCATACAGCCTAATGACAAGATCGCAGTGATCTCGACCAGTAACCGGACGGAATGGAACGTGCTGGATATTGGAATTTTACAGCTCGGGGCCCAAAACGTGCCTATTTATCCTACTATTTCTGAAGAAGATTATGAATATGTGCTCAATCACAGTGAATCTATCTATTGCTTTGTATCAGATAAAGAGATCCTTGATAAGCTAAACACCATTCGAAGCAATACCAGTTTAAAAGGGGTGTACACCTTTGATGAAATTGCGGGAGCCGATAACTGGAAGGAAATTTTAAAACTTGGAGAAGACAAGTCTAACCAGGATGAAGTTGAGGCGCGAAAAAAGGCAGTAAAGGAAGATGATCTTGCCACGCTAATCTATACTTCGGGAACTACCGGAAGGCCTAAGGGTGTAATGCTTAGCCACAAGAACATTGTGAGTGATGTACTGCTTAGCTCAGACCGGGTGCCCTTTGAATTTGGCACCTATACCTCGCTCAGCTTTTTGCCCGTATGTCACATTTTTGAAAGGATGATCCTTTATCTCTACCAGTATTACAGCGTTTCTATACATTTTGCTGAATCTATTGACAAGATAAGCGATAACCTGAAGGAGGTGAAACCTCATGTGATCTCGGCTGTACCAAGGCTGCTTGAAAAAGTTTATGACAAGATCATTGCCAAAGGCTCTACAGTGGGCGGCATTAAGCAAAAACTGTTCTTCTGGTCTGTTGAACTTGGTCTGGAATTCGAACCTTATGGCGCTAACGGCTGGTGGTATGAAACCCGGCTCAAAATTGCCCGAAAGCTCGTCTTTTCTAAATGGAAAGAAGGCCTGGGCGGCAGAATTGAACTTATAGTATCGGGAAGTGCTGCACTTCAGCCAAGGCTTGCCCGGGTCTTTGCGGCTGCAGGCATCCCGGTAATGGAAGGTTACGGCCTCACCGAAACCTCTCCCGTAATCGCCGTTAACGATCAGAGAAACCGCGGGTTCAAAATTGGAACCGTGGGGAAAGTCCTTAAGAATGTAGAGGTCAAGATCGCCGAAGACGGGGAAATCCTGTGTAAAGGACCTAACGTGATGATGGGTTACTACAAAGAACCCGAAAAGACCAAACAGGCCATTAACGAAGATGGCTATTTTCACACCGGGGATATTGGAGAGCTTGACAGCGAAGGTTTTCTCAAGATCACCGACCGGAAAAAAGAGATGTTCAAGACCTCTGGCGGAAAATATGTGGCGCCCCAGGTTATTGAAAACCAGATGAAGCAGTCTCGCTTTATTGCTGAATTAATGGTGATTGGAGAGGGCGAAAAAATGCCTGCGGCACTCATTCAGCCCGATTTTGAATTTGTTCGCGAATGGGCAAAAAGAAAACATATAGAAGTAGGCCCGAGTAATGCCGATCTTATTCATAACGAAGAGGTTAAAAAACGCATCCAGGAGGAAGTGGATTTCTACAACCAAAAATTCGGAAGCTGGGAAAAGATCAAAAAATTTGAACTTACCCCCGATGTCTGGAGTATTGAGAGCGAACACCTCACCCCTACCATGAAGCTCAAACGCCGAAATATCATAAAATTATACCAGGACCTTTACGACGGCATCTACGAGAAGTCGTAA
- a CDS encoding class-III pyridoxal-phosphate-dependent aminotransferase: MDNKEKDDKYFGRGNQALDLEVTRAKGSYIYAANGKKYIDFLGGAGVGNLGWGVEEIEEAIRKKDRPAYVYPNFYYRGWSELAEVLAKLAPGKLQKSYRMTGGSEAVDAALEMATMYTGREKILSIEGSYHGNTMGALSIGATKKKKGFPKLLEGFEKLELPLNSEKLERVKKLLSTKEFAAVIMEPVIINLGVVVPEKEFMAGLNKICKDTGTLLIMDEAITGFGRTGKMFASEHFDIEPDILGMAKAITAGHAGMGAVITTSEIDRQLSGKIGLYSSYGWHPVAVDASLAALHYLEKNQKRLFENIEQLAETFKNGISEVNFRKEPEVRIKGAAIGVEVYDEDYASNIKQKALEKGLLINTEGSSLLFLPNFQMPQKTALEGLNLLKSCT; encoded by the coding sequence ATGGACAACAAAGAGAAAGACGATAAGTATTTTGGACGTGGAAATCAGGCGTTAGACCTTGAAGTTACAAGGGCAAAAGGCAGCTACATCTATGCTGCCAACGGAAAAAAATATATCGATTTTCTGGGAGGCGCCGGAGTGGGCAATCTTGGCTGGGGCGTTGAAGAAATTGAAGAAGCAATCAGGAAGAAAGACCGTCCGGCGTATGTTTATCCAAACTTTTACTACAGGGGCTGGAGCGAACTGGCCGAAGTTTTAGCCAAACTGGCCCCGGGAAAACTTCAGAAAAGCTACAGGATGACGGGAGGATCGGAAGCTGTAGACGCCGCTTTGGAAATGGCCACCATGTACACCGGCAGAGAAAAGATTTTATCTATTGAAGGCAGCTACCACGGGAATACCATGGGCGCCTTGAGTATTGGAGCTACAAAAAAGAAAAAAGGCTTTCCCAAACTTTTAGAAGGCTTTGAAAAACTGGAGCTTCCATTAAATTCTGAAAAACTCGAGCGGGTAAAAAAACTGCTTTCAACCAAAGAATTTGCCGCAGTTATTATGGAACCTGTCATCATCAACCTTGGCGTTGTGGTTCCCGAAAAAGAATTTATGGCAGGGCTAAACAAAATCTGTAAAGACACAGGTACTTTATTGATCATGGATGAAGCCATCACGGGCTTTGGAAGAACCGGAAAAATGTTTGCTTCAGAACACTTCGATATTGAACCCGACATCTTGGGCATGGCTAAAGCCATTACTGCAGGCCACGCAGGGATGGGCGCAGTAATCACCACTTCAGAAATTGACCGGCAGTTAAGTGGAAAAATTGGATTATATTCGTCTTACGGATGGCACCCGGTAGCTGTAGATGCTTCTCTGGCCGCGCTACATTACCTTGAGAAGAACCAAAAAAGACTATTCGAGAACATAGAACAACTCGCAGAGACCTTCAAAAATGGCATTTCAGAAGTAAATTTCAGAAAAGAGCCGGAGGTGCGAATTAAAGGTGCCGCCATTGGCGTAGAGGTTTATGATGAAGATTATGCTTCAAACATCAAACAAAAGGCCCTGGAGAAAGGCCTGCTGATAAATACCGAGGGATCTTCTCTCCTGTTCCTGCCAAATTTTCAAATGCCGCAGAAAACAGCCCTTGAAGGTCTCAATTTATTAAAATCATGCACCTAA
- a CDS encoding DUF4136 domain-containing protein yields MKKLNLIVMLLIVGLILGCGPRVATQKTTSKDLGNYDSFAYLPNSNVNAQNLPMDSEDVSRAVIEAVNMNMREVGYNLDRQNPDLLVLISTETDTELETTTDAVYATYPYTAGVSTINPLYNNYYYGGYAGYNNIIGYDTDTYAYEEGTVVINLVDRESRNTVWKGVASESLSNQSNIQEIRGLVNAIFEEYPLNN; encoded by the coding sequence ATGAAAAAACTAAATCTAATTGTAATGTTGTTAATTGTCGGGCTTATCCTTGGATGTGGGCCCAGAGTGGCAACACAAAAAACCACTTCAAAAGATCTTGGTAATTATGACTCTTTTGCGTACCTGCCCAATTCAAATGTCAATGCCCAAAACCTGCCAATGGATTCTGAAGATGTGAGCCGGGCAGTGATCGAGGCAGTAAATATGAACATGAGGGAAGTCGGCTATAACCTCGACCGCCAAAATCCCGATTTGCTGGTACTCATTAGTACCGAAACCGATACAGAACTGGAAACTACCACAGACGCTGTTTATGCTACTTACCCTTATACTGCAGGGGTGAGCACAATAAACCCGCTTTACAATAATTACTACTACGGCGGATATGCCGGGTACAACAATATTATTGGTTATGATACCGATACTTATGCCTATGAAGAAGGTACCGTGGTGATTAATCTCGTTGACCGCGAAAGCCGAAATACCGTTTGGAAAGGCGTGGCATCAGAGAGCCTTAGCAACCAGAGTAATATTCAGGAAATAAGGGGTCTCGTAAATGCCATTTTTGAGGAGTATCCGCTGAACAATTGA
- the purL gene encoding phosphoribosylformylglycinamidine synthase has translation MILFFGNRPNKVYAVETHKALSAENIAKLDWLFGNAQYLEKSALADFFVGPRAAMITPWSTNAVEITQNMGIEGIRRIEEFYKVDEHYHDFDPMLSQKYNGLDQDIFTINIEPEAIKEVDNIAAYNQEEGLALNDEEVEYLEKLAERIGRKLTDSEVFGFSQVNSEHCRHKIFNGVFEIDGKEKPVSLFKLIRKTSEENPNDIVSAYKDNVAFLKGPRVEQFAPQSADKPDFYKRKDFDSVISLKAETHNFPTTVEPFNGAATGSGGEIRDRLAGGKGSLPLAGTAVYMTSYSRLEEGRPWEKTFPARPWLYQTPMDILIKASNGASDFGNKFGQPLIAGSVLTFEHSEDRRALGYDKVIMLAGGIGYGKAEQAIKGAPKKGDKIVVLGGENYRIGMGGAAVSSADTGEFSSGIELNAIQRSNPEMQKRAANTIRAMVEAEENPIVSIHDHGAGGHLNCLSELVEDTGGNIDLDKLPVGDPTLSAKEIIGNESQERMGLIISEEDLKQMQRIAERERTPLYAVGQVTNDRQFTFESKTKGDKPMDLALADMFGSSPKMVMKDKTVNRSYNDVEYNPADLHKYLEQVLQLEAVGSKDWLTNKVDRCVTGRVAKQQTAGPLQLPLNNCGVMALDYKGKEGVATSIGHSPVSALIDPVAGSRNSIAEALTNIVWAPLEKGLKSVSLSANWMWPCNNEGEDARLYEAVQGVSDFAISLGINVPTGKDSLSMKQRYEDGNVLAPGTVIISAAGHCDEITKVVEPVLQKNGGAIYYINFSQDEFKLGGSSFGQILNKIGAEAPTIKDDKKFAAAFNAMQELIRKDLILAGHDVASGGLITTLLEMCFADVELSAEFNLTKLGEKDSLKLLFAENAGIVFQAKDASVEGILKEKGIAFFKIGKATEGKTLKIKNGDQNLKFDIPKLRDTWSRTSFLLDERQSGIDNATERYKNYAKQPLHFRFPEGFNGKLPASPGPSKRGERIKAAIIREKGSNSEREMAYAMDLAGFDVKDVHMTDLISGRETLEDIQFIAAVGGFSNSDVLGSAKGWAGAFLYNEKAKAALDNFFARENTLSLGVCNGCQLFMELGLLHPDHEEKPKMLHNESHKFECNFTSMEIAENDSVMMHSLSGTRLGIWAAHGEGKFSFPYEMDRYKIIGKYGYETYPSNPNGSHYNTAMIVSDNGRHLAMMPHLERSTFPWNWAYYPKDRQDEVSPWIEAFVNARKWLEKQEK, from the coding sequence ATGATCTTATTCTTCGGAAATCGTCCAAACAAGGTCTATGCAGTTGAAACGCATAAGGCACTGTCGGCCGAAAACATCGCTAAGTTAGACTGGCTTTTTGGAAACGCACAATATTTAGAAAAATCTGCCCTGGCAGATTTTTTTGTTGGTCCCCGTGCCGCCATGATCACCCCCTGGAGTACCAATGCGGTGGAGATCACGCAAAATATGGGCATTGAAGGCATTCGCAGGATCGAAGAATTTTACAAGGTAGATGAGCATTATCACGATTTTGATCCCATGCTTTCCCAAAAATACAATGGGCTGGATCAGGATATTTTCACCATCAACATAGAACCCGAAGCCATTAAGGAAGTAGACAATATTGCTGCTTACAACCAGGAAGAAGGTTTGGCACTAAACGATGAGGAAGTGGAATACCTCGAAAAACTTGCAGAAAGGATCGGCCGGAAACTTACCGATTCTGAAGTCTTCGGATTTTCCCAGGTAAATTCGGAACACTGCAGGCATAAGATCTTCAACGGGGTTTTTGAAATTGACGGAAAGGAAAAACCTGTTTCCCTCTTTAAGCTTATCAGGAAAACTTCCGAAGAAAACCCGAATGATATTGTTTCGGCATATAAGGATAATGTAGCTTTTTTAAAGGGCCCAAGAGTAGAGCAGTTCGCCCCACAGTCGGCCGACAAGCCCGACTTTTACAAGAGAAAAGATTTTGATTCGGTAATTTCTTTAAAAGCTGAAACCCACAACTTCCCTACCACGGTTGAACCTTTTAACGGGGCAGCAACCGGAAGTGGCGGGGAAATTCGTGACAGGCTGGCGGGCGGAAAAGGTTCCCTTCCGCTCGCAGGAACAGCTGTTTATATGACCTCTTATTCAAGATTGGAGGAAGGCCGCCCGTGGGAAAAAACATTTCCCGCAAGACCATGGCTTTACCAAACGCCAATGGACATCCTCATCAAAGCTTCCAACGGGGCTTCAGATTTCGGAAATAAATTCGGGCAGCCGCTTATTGCAGGTTCTGTCCTCACTTTTGAGCATTCCGAAGACAGAAGGGCTTTGGGCTACGATAAGGTGATCATGCTTGCCGGCGGAATTGGCTACGGCAAAGCAGAACAGGCCATTAAAGGAGCCCCAAAAAAGGGAGATAAGATCGTTGTTTTGGGAGGTGAGAACTACCGAATTGGCATGGGTGGAGCTGCGGTTTCTTCGGCAGATACAGGGGAATTCAGCAGCGGGATTGAGCTTAACGCCATTCAGCGTTCCAATCCCGAAATGCAAAAAAGAGCCGCCAATACCATCCGCGCGATGGTAGAGGCCGAGGAGAACCCAATTGTTTCCATTCACGACCACGGGGCAGGCGGCCACCTCAACTGCCTGAGTGAACTAGTGGAAGATACCGGCGGAAATATTGACCTGGATAAACTTCCGGTGGGAGACCCTACGCTTTCCGCTAAAGAGATCATCGGCAATGAATCTCAGGAGCGGATGGGGCTTATCATTTCTGAAGAAGACCTTAAGCAAATGCAAAGAATTGCAGAACGCGAAAGAACTCCGCTTTACGCAGTAGGTCAGGTAACCAATGACAGGCAGTTCACTTTTGAAAGCAAAACAAAAGGCGACAAGCCTATGGATCTTGCCCTTGCCGATATGTTTGGCAGCTCTCCAAAAATGGTGATGAAAGACAAGACCGTGAACAGGAGCTATAATGATGTTGAATATAATCCTGCCGACCTGCATAAATATCTTGAGCAGGTGCTGCAACTTGAGGCTGTTGGTTCAAAAGACTGGCTTACCAATAAAGTTGACCGCTGTGTTACCGGAAGGGTGGCAAAACAACAAACTGCCGGGCCCTTACAGTTACCACTTAACAACTGCGGGGTGATGGCGCTTGATTATAAAGGTAAGGAAGGCGTGGCAACTTCAATTGGCCACTCCCCCGTTTCGGCATTGATCGATCCTGTTGCAGGGTCACGCAACTCCATTGCCGAAGCACTTACCAATATTGTGTGGGCCCCTCTTGAAAAAGGTTTAAAATCGGTTTCTCTTTCTGCCAACTGGATGTGGCCTTGTAACAACGAAGGGGAAGATGCAAGGCTTTATGAAGCTGTTCAGGGGGTTTCCGATTTTGCGATTTCCCTCGGAATAAATGTGCCAACCGGGAAGGATTCCCTTTCCATGAAGCAGCGTTATGAGGACGGAAATGTCCTGGCTCCGGGAACGGTGATTATTTCGGCTGCGGGGCACTGCGACGAGATTACGAAGGTTGTGGAGCCGGTACTGCAAAAAAACGGCGGCGCCATCTACTACATCAACTTTTCACAGGACGAATTCAAATTGGGAGGTTCTTCATTTGGGCAGATCCTGAATAAAATAGGGGCCGAAGCACCAACCATTAAAGACGATAAAAAATTTGCTGCCGCTTTTAATGCGATGCAGGAATTGATAAGGAAAGATTTAATTCTGGCGGGTCACGATGTGGCTTCGGGCGGATTGATCACTACGCTTCTTGAAATGTGCTTTGCAGATGTTGAGCTTTCCGCAGAATTCAATCTCACTAAACTCGGAGAAAAAGACAGCCTGAAATTGCTGTTTGCGGAGAACGCCGGAATTGTGTTCCAGGCAAAAGATGCTTCCGTAGAAGGCATTTTAAAGGAGAAAGGAATTGCATTCTTCAAGATTGGAAAAGCTACTGAAGGTAAAACCCTGAAGATCAAAAACGGGGATCAAAACCTGAAGTTTGATATTCCAAAGCTGCGCGATACCTGGAGCCGCACTTCGTTCCTGCTTGATGAGAGGCAAAGCGGAATAGACAACGCAACCGAACGCTACAAGAATTACGCAAAACAGCCGCTGCACTTCAGGTTTCCGGAAGGTTTCAATGGGAAATTACCGGCCTCCCCCGGCCCCTCCAAAAGAGGGGAGCGCATTAAGGCTGCCATTATTAGAGAGAAAGGCTCAAATTCTGAAAGGGAAATGGCTTACGCCATGGATCTTGCCGGCTTTGATGTCAAAGATGTTCACATGACCGACCTTATTTCGGGAAGGGAGACTTTGGAAGATATTCAGTTTATAGCGGCAGTGGGCGGATTCTCTAATTCAGACGTACTGGGAAGTGCCAAAGGCTGGGCCGGGGCATTTCTTTACAACGAGAAAGCCAAAGCTGCGCTGGACAACTTCTTCGCAAGAGAAAACACGCTTTCCCTGGGCGTGTGTAATGGTTGCCAGCTCTTCATGGAACTGGGATTGTTACATCCCGATCACGAGGAGAAGCCAAAAATGCTGCATAATGAATCGCATAAATTCGAATGTAATTTCACCTCTATGGAAATTGCCGAAAATGATTCGGTGATGATGCATTCATTGTCGGGTACAAGGCTCGGGATTTGGGCCGCTCACGGGGAAGGAAAGTTCAGCTTCCCGTATGAAATGGACCGATATAAGATCATTGGAAAATACGGGTACGAGACCTATCCTTCCAACCCCAACGGTTCCCACTACAATACCGCCATGATTGTGAGTGACAACGGCCGACATTTGGCGATGATGCCGCACCTTGAGCGCTCTACTTTCCCATGGAACTGGGCATATTACCCAAAAGACCGGCAGGATGAAGTTAGCCCCTGGATAGAGGCTTTTGTCAATGCCAGGAAATGGCTTGAAAAGCAGGAAAAGTAA